One genomic window of Manihot esculenta cultivar AM560-2 chromosome 16, M.esculenta_v8, whole genome shotgun sequence includes the following:
- the LOC110604118 gene encoding homeobox-leucine zipper protein ATHB-15: MMAVTSSCKDGGSKIAMDNGKYVRYTPEQVEALERLYHDCPKPSSMRRQQLIRECPILSNIEPKQIKVWFQNRRCREKQRKEASRLQAVNRKLTAMNKLLMEENDRLQKQVSQLVYENSYFRQQTNATNLATTDTSCESVVTSGQHHLTPQRPPRDASPAGLLSIAEETLAEFLSKATGTAVEWVQMPGMKPGPDSIGIVAISHGCPGVAARACGLVGLEPTRVAEILKDRPSWFRDCRAVDVLNALPTGNGGTIELLYMQLYAPTTLAPARDFWLLRYTSVLEDGSLVVCERSLNNTQNGPSMPPTQHFVRAEMLPSGYLIRPCEGGGSIIHIVDHVDLEPWSVPEVLRPLYESPTLLAQKNTMAALRHLRQISQEVSQPNGSGWGRRPAALRALSQRLSKGFNEAVNGFTDDGWSMLESDGIDDVTVLVNSSPGKMMGLNISYANGFPSMSNGVLCAKASMLLQNVPPAILLRFLREHRSEWADSGIDAYAAAAVKAGPCTLPVSRVGNFGGQVILPLAHTIEHEEFMEVIKLENMGYREDMLMPGDIFLLQLCSGVDENAVGTCAELIFAPIDASFSDDAPIIPSGFRIIPLDSRMDATSPNRTLDLTSALDVGPTGNKASGDLSGNCGSTKSVMTIAFQFAFELHLQENVASMARQYVRSVIASVQRVALALSPSHFGSHAGLRPPPGTPEAHTLARWVCQSYRIYLGVELLKSEGSESILKSLWHHTDAVMCCSLKALPVFTFANQAGLDMLETTLVALQDITLEKIFDDNGRKTLCSEFPQIMQQGFMCLQGGICLSSMGRPVSYERAVAWKVLNEEETAHCICFMFINWSFV, encoded by the exons ATGATGGCGGTAACTTCATCCTGCAAAGATGGGGGAAGTAAGATTGCAATGGACAACGGCAAGTACGTTAGGTACACACCGGAGCAGGTGGAAGCGCTTGAGAGACTCTACCATGATTGCCCCAAGCCAAGCTCTATGCGCCGCCAACAGTTGATCAGGGAATGCCCTATACTCTCCAACATAGAACCCAAGCAGATCAAAGTTTGGTTTCAAAATCGACG ATGTAGAGAGAAGCAGCGAAAAGAGGCGTCGCGTCTTCAAGCTGTGAACAGGAAGTTGACGGCGATGAACAAGTTGTTGATGGAGGAGAATGATAGGTTGCAAAAGCAGGTGTCTCAGCTGGTATATGAGAATAGTTATTTCCGGCAACAGACAAAT GCGACCAACCTCGCCACCACAGACACAAGTTGTGAATCGGTGGTGACCAGTGGTCAGCATCATTTGACTCCTCAGCGTCCACCAAGGGATGCCAGCCCTGCAGG ACTTTTGTCCATTGCAGAGGAGACTTTAGCAGAGTTTCTTTCAAAGGCCACCGGAACTGCTGTAGAGTGGGTCCAAATGCCTGGGATGAAG CCTGGTCCGGATTCCATTGGAATCGTTGCTATTTCTCATGGTTGCCCTGGTGTGGCAGCACGTGCATGTGGCCTTGTGGGTCTAGAACCAACCAGA GTTGCTGAAATCCTTAAAGATCGGCCATCGTGGTTTCGTGATTGCCGAGCTGTGGATGTTCTAAATGCATTGCCTACTGGAAATGGTGGAACAATTGAACTTCTTTATATGCAG CTTTATGCGCCTACAACTTTGGCACCAGCTCGTGACTTCTGGTTACTGCGCTATACTTCTGTTTTGGAGGATGGCAGTCTCGTG GTCTGTGAGAGATCACTAAACAACACTCAGAACGGTCCAAGTATGCCACCTACTCAGCATTTCGTGAGAGCAGAAATGCTACCTAGTGGCTATCTGATTAGACCTTGTGAAGGAGGTGGATCTATTATTCATATAGTTGATCATGTGGACCTTGAG CCTTGGAGTGTGCCTGAAGTGTTGCGCCCACTTTATGAGTCACCAACATTACTAGCTCAGAAGAACACAATGGCG GCTTTACGGCATTTGAGGCAAATTTCTCAGGAAGTTTCTCAGCCAAATGGCTCCGGCTGGGGGAGAAGACCTGCTGCTTTGCGTGCACTTAGTCAGAGACTGAGCAA GGGCTTTAATGAAGCTGTGAATGGATTTACTGATGATGGGTGGTCTATGTTGGAAAGTGATGGCATTGATGATGTTACAGTTCTTGTGAACTCTTCTCCTGGCAAAATGATGGGTCTAAATATCTCTTACGCTAATGGATTTCCATCTATGAGCAATGGCGTGCTTTGTGCAAAAGCATCCATGTTGTTGCAG AATGTGCCTCCAGCAATACTTCTTAGGTTCCTGCGTGAACATCGATCAGAATGGGCAGACAGTGGTATTGATGCTTATGCTGCAGCTGCTGTTAAAGCTGGTCCCTGTACCTTGCCAGTGTCTCGAGTTGGAAATTTTGGGGGTCAAGTTATTCTTCCCTTGGCTCACACCATTGAGCATGAAGAG TTTATGGAGGTAATCAAACTTGAAAATATGGGATATCGGGAGGACATGCTTATGCCTGGTGACATCTTCCTCTTACAA CTTTGTAGTGGAGTAGATGAGAATGCTGTTGGTACCTGTGCTGAACTCATCTTTGCTCCCATTGATGCCTCTTTTTCGGACGACGCTCCTATCATTCCTTCAGGGTTCCGCATCATTCCTCTTGACTCCCGGATG GATGCAACTAGCCCAAACCGTACACTTGACCTTACCTCTGCTCTTgatgttggacctactggaaaTAAAGCATCCGGTGATCTTTCAGGCAATTGTGGGAGCACAAAGTCGGTGATGACAATAGCATTCCAATTTGCATTTGAACTCCACCTTCAAGAAAATGTAGCATCCATGGCTCGGCAATATGTACGTAGTGTTATTGCCTCTGTTCAAAGGGTGGCATTGGCCCTCTCTCCTTCTCATTTTGGTTCCCACGCTGGTCTCCGGCCACCACCCGGCACTCCAGAAGCGCACACACTTGCTCGTTGGGTATGTCAAAGCTATAG GATCTATCTAGGTGTGGAACTACTCAAAAGCGAAGGAAGCGAATCCATTCTGAAATCACTTTGGCATCACACGGATGCAGTTATGTGCTGCTCTTTGAAG GCTCTGCCAGTTTTTACATTTGCAAATCAGGCAGGACTTGACATGCTTGAGACAACTTTGGTTGCTCTTCAAGACATCACTTTGGAAAAGATATTTGATGACAATGGAAGAAAAACTTTATGCTCAGAGTTTCCACAAATAATGCAGCAG GGATTTATGTGCCTTCAGGGTGGCATCTGCTTGTCGAGCATGGGAAGGCCAGTCTCCTATGAAAGAGCAGTGGCATGGAAAGTATTAAACGAGGAGGAAACTGCTCATTGCATTTGCTTCATGTTCATCAACTGGTCTTTTGTCTGA